One segment of Onychomys torridus chromosome 3, mOncTor1.1, whole genome shotgun sequence DNA contains the following:
- the LOC118580102 gene encoding vomeronasal type-1 receptor 48-like, whose translation MNQSSKLYINTKIGNTFFFEISIGISGNSILLFHVLKSSREHKPRLTDMPIGFLALVHLLMLLVLSVIATDMFIFHQGWDDITCKSLVFLYRFLRGLSLCATCLLSVLQAVTLSPRYSCLARFKKKLSPCHSLWSLFALCSVYSSISSNLLIYIVITPNVTSDHLLYITESCSFLPFSFPVKYIMSTLFIFREAFFIGLMALSSGYMVVLLCRHKRQSQHLHSTSLSPRASPEERATRTILLLMGFFVLISFLDSFMSFSRHMFKDDPIFYCIQIIVSHSYSSVSPFVFISTEKDIIRLLRSTCERIVTI comes from the coding sequence ATGAATCAGAGCAGCAAGCTGTACATTAACACTAAAATTGGAAACACCTTCTTCTTTGAGATAAGCATTGGGATCTCAGGCAACAGTATCctcctcttccatgtccttaaGTCCAGTCGTGAGCACAAGCCCAGACTCACCGACATGCCCATTGGCTTCTTGGCCTTAGTCCACCTACTGATGCTGCTGGTTCTGAGTGTTATAGCTACAGATATGTTCATATTTCATCAAGGATGGGATGACATCACATGTAAATCTCTTGTCTTCTTATACAGATTTTTGAGGGGTCTCTCCCTTTGTGCCACCTGCTTGCTGAGTGTTCTCCAGGCCGTCACTCTCAGCCCCCGATACTCCTGTTTAGCAaggttcaaaaaaaaattatcaccaTGTCACAGCTTATGGTCCTTGTTTGCCCTTTGTTCTGTCTATTCATCCATTTCCAGTAACCTTCTTATCTACATAGTTATCACCCCTAATGTGACCTCAGACCACTTACTGTATATTACCGAATCCTGCTCTTTTTTACCCTTCAGTTTCCCTGTGAAATACATAATGTCCACATTGTTCATCTTCAGGGAAGCATTCTTTATTGGTCTCATGGCACTCTCCAGCGGGTACATGGTGGTTCTCCTGTGCAGGCACAAGAGGCAGTCCCAGCATCTTCACAGCACCAGCCTTTCTCCAAGAGCATCTCCAGAGGAAAGGGCCACCCGGACCATCCTGCTGCTCATGGGCTTCTTTGTGCTTATTTCCTTCTTGGACAGCTTTATGTCATTCTCAAGGCATATGTTCAAAGATGATCCAATATTCTACTGTATCCAGATTATTGTGAGCCATAGCTATTCCTCAGTCAGTCCCTTTGTGTTCATCAGCACTGAAAAGGATATAATTAGGCTTTTAAGGTCCACGTGTGAGAGGATAGTGACTATTTGA